The following proteins are encoded in a genomic region of Diadema setosum chromosome 10, eeDiaSeto1, whole genome shotgun sequence:
- the LOC140233653 gene encoding uncharacterized protein translates to MERGIFQGCPISPYLFLLVIESMALAIRQNLNIKGIPVGENDLKISLLADDSTCFIDGSQNSFKSLFDTIGSFSESSGCKLNISKSEAIWIGSLKGSQKFPFSEKGLKWNKSTFKTLGIHFSLNISNLYDLNHKTKLKSIENILNCWRVRNLSLVGKICVIKTLLLPQLLYYFSVLCIKIPKKIFRQINTILYKFIWSGGSDRVKRHLLCNDYSLGGLKMIDPYMFSIAQKMTWVKMLLDDNYQSIWKFIELCILDDFSGRKDILWKAHPPACILNKLGSSQLAESLQTWYIFREKIVKDEFNTAISAIGSCQCIWFNRSIRSKSKQYFLYEDWLDKGIVFISDLLNPPHPGYKLFEELILDYDISKKDRRKYNFLLKNIPKDWFVSSDLTPDKIFEEIKAKLLKTQKIPKFAYSIIQETCYPKRQTVFWSDLQESEEINWEKVHVNNFLCTINTRIRSFYFKLFHRAIGLNNFLYKIKRKDSPNCSFCKNAPETYIHIFVQCPSVQPIWEDTLKAISQKINKPLNVSLFEQMFGFDSDKFLTYLFLLLKYYVYICKFQNKPPSFKGYKSYVIANKELEYNIAKRNNKLSIHFRKWRFDL, encoded by the coding sequence ATGGAACGAGGTATTTTCCAAGGGTGTCCTATATCCCCATACCTGTTTTTGTTGGTTATCGAGTCTATGGCTCTTGCTATTAGACAAAACCTAAATATTAAAGGTATCCCAGTGGGcgaaaatgatttgaaaatttcTTTGCTAGCAGATGACTCTACTTGTTTCATTGACGGTTCACAAAACTCGTTTAAATCACTTTTTGATACTATTGGTTCATTTTCTGAGAGTTCTGGCTGTAAGCTTAACATCTCTAAATCAGAAGCAATTTGGATTGGTTCTTTAAAGGGTTctcaaaaatttccattttcggaGAAAGGTCTTAAATGGAATAAGTCTACTTTTAAAACTCTgggtattcatttttctttgaacatAAGTAATCTGTATGATCTTAACCACAAGACAAAGcttaaatccattgaaaatattttgaattgttgGCGTGTAAGAAATTTATCTCTGGTCGGGAAGATCTGTGTTATAAAGACCCTATTGCTGCCTCAACTTCTGTATTATTTTTCGGTATTATGTATAAAAATACCAAAGAAAATTTTTAGACAAATAAACACAATactatataaatttatatggaGTGGTGGAAGTGATAGGGTCAAAAGACACCTCTTGTGTAATGATTACTCTTTGGGTGGTTTAAAAATGATTGATCCATACATGTTTTCGATTGcacaaaaaatgacatgggtcaAAATGCTTCTTGATGATAACTATCAAAGTATATGGAAATTTATTGAATTATGTATTTTAGATGATTTTAGTGGTAGAAAAGATATATTGTGGAAAGCACATCCCCCTGCAtgtattttgaacaaattaGGCTCAAGTCAATTAGCCGAATCTCTTCAAACATGGTACATTTTTagagaaaaaattgttaaagaTGAATTTAATACAGCTATTTCTGCAATTGGTTCTTGTCAATGCATTTGGTTTAACAGAAGTATTCGTTCAAAATCCAAACAATACTTCTTGTATGAAGATTGGTTAGACAAAGGTATTGTCTTTATAAGTGATCTACTCAACCCTCCCCATCCAGGttataaattatttgaagaaCTGATTTTGGATTACGATATTAGCAAAAAGGACAGGCGgaaatacaattttttattgaaaaatattcCAAAAGATTGGTTTGTTTCCTCTGATTTAACTCCAGACAAAATATTTGAGGAAATTAAAGCAAAACTTTTAAAGACTCAAAAAATTCCAAAGTTCGCTTACAGTATAATACAAGAAACATGTTATCCAAAAAGACAGACtgtattttggagtgacctccaAGAGTCCGAAGAAATCAATTGGGAAAAGGTTCATGTGAACAACTTTTTATGTACCATAAATACACGTATTcgatctttttattttaagctATTTCACAGAGCTATAGGTTTGAATAACTTTCtatataaaattaaaagaaaagattctCCCAATTGCTCATTTTGTAAGAATGCCCCTGAAacctatattcatatttttgttcaatGTCCTTCAGTTCAACCCATTTGGGAGGATACTCTTAAAGCTATCTCTCAGAAAATCAATAAGCCACTAaatgtttcattatttgaacaaatgtttggttttgattctgataaatttttgacatatctttttcttttacttaaatattatgtttatatttgtaaatttcaaaataaaccaCCAAGCTTTAAAGGTTATAAATCCTATGTCATAGCCAACAAGGAGCTTGAGTATAATATTgctaaaagaaataacaaactttcgattcatttcaggaaatggagatTTGATCTGTAA